In Aliarcobacter faecis, a genomic segment contains:
- the icmH gene encoding type IVB secretion system protein IcmH/DotU translates to MEKTQVITRDVNKNNLTNSSKRRENSFEEFQKQEIVKNLNFDNSKYNSSINPFITASTPLFEAVLDIEENRQNLNVDQIRDEFISRVNSFNEKCVENKTENMEILVARYILCTFIDEKLNEKLSDNDNWFNRSLLSVFHNETYGGENFFHLLDKFLKTPAKYINILELMYICLSLGFLGRYRVVNKGEIEISNIKESLYRQIKIVQGREPLTFYKKVEPSQNKFKLFNKISYPLLISLIIILIVLIYLFLSFKLYERNIKISQDIDNIELNKIENINKENK, encoded by the coding sequence ATGGAAAAAACACAAGTTATTACAAGAGATGTAAATAAAAATAATCTTACAAACTCCTCAAAAAGAAGAGAAAATAGTTTTGAAGAGTTTCAAAAACAGGAAATTGTAAAAAATCTAAATTTTGATAATAGTAAATATAATTCAAGTATAAATCCATTTATTACAGCTTCTACTCCATTATTTGAAGCAGTTTTAGATATAGAGGAAAATAGACAAAATTTAAATGTAGATCAAATTAGAGATGAATTTATATCAAGAGTTAATAGTTTTAATGAGAAATGTGTTGAAAATAAAACAGAGAATATGGAAATTTTAGTTGCAAGATATATTTTATGTACTTTTATTGATGAGAAGCTAAATGAGAAATTATCAGATAATGATAACTGGTTTAATAGAAGTTTATTAAGTGTTTTTCATAATGAAACTTATGGAGGAGAGAATTTTTTTCATTTACTTGATAAATTTCTGAAAACTCCAGCAAAATATATAAATATACTTGAACTTATGTATATATGTTTATCATTGGGTTTTTTAGGTCGATATAGAGTTGTAAATAAAGGGGAAATAGAGATAAGTAATATAAAAGAGAGTTTATATAGACAAATTAAGATTGTACAAGGAAGAGAACCTTTAACATTTTATAAAAAAGTTGAACCATCTCAAAATAAATTTAAATTGTTTAATAAAATTTCATACCCTTTATTAATCTCTTTAATAATCATTTTAATAGTTTTAATTTATCTATTTTTATCTTTTAAACTTTATGAAAGAAATATAAAAATATCACAAGATATAGATAATATTGAATTAAACAAAATAGAAAATATAAATAAGGAAAATAAATAA
- the tssM gene encoding type VI secretion system membrane subunit TssM, with protein sequence MNALNYKKIFLWTILSAFILSLFIIFVMPFISDSFKELSFRLLIAFCIFFGTVIIILLILLFRKKETQEMLREKALRSEYKKSIDKKVKNLKQKFNKALKIVKRASLYKFKSRYELPWYLVMGEEKEGKTSLIEYSGLDFPINYEDRFSEDDENFKWYFAEKSVFVDLPGNYIEQTKNPEDPIIWKYFLNFFIKRRWRRPINGIILTISVDTLLNKNNKDLENFAKQLRDRFDELSRVFMSSVPIYLIITKSDKISGFNEYFNLLNQDEKDEVFGITFENENFEKDNINEKFEELIKRLNSSVIDKMHFEWTEKKRGKIFLFTEKTSQLLSKITYFTNVCFSETRYRKPLMLRGIYFTTIEKNYGSNEKAKALFVKKLLDELIFQEAEISKIDENYRNKMKKIQILSYVASLLIVVFVGFFMINSFINSNDSLTEYKSKIDELVNLKKSVNQNSSFEDISKVLEQVNILSLNENKLKNESFFNKYIFKFEDKSKQLKDIYNNELLTLLLNKNASQIEKKITNELGDFSKTWDNTKAYLMLELVEKRDKEFLQDYMKKSWEKVVQNIETQQKLAKNWQNLLDLGFDSYKINHSLIDTSRARLVELSAEQLTYEDWKSKFSYLNTKSFSFSDILGENISLFDGSGYKIDGLYTKSGYEAVLKDGKRVLDEILLNNWVIGKKANLTSDEKEEFYEKIMQFYFSDYRKYWYEALSNLSVVSYNELTELNHQLAILTSPESPVISILKSLKINTNLYSPTEQIQTNLPIENRLVETISSKIPKEKIEQIDIVDVKSVRTLREFYKPYHELLDDNYQPRGTLTSLFNEFSKTYEIMSNINGSVNSEEDAFKIVSSRVHGKLAPMIAQLNLMPIQVKRWYENIIQGNLGFIAKGAKNYIIKKYKKDVVSFYNERLKNKYPLNKTSQVNVKLDDFSEFFRKDGILDSFYNQYVAGFIEIDYQKAVAKPRSIDGNRLNFSKNFIANLIKSEQIRKAVFKNDGTLGTNLATVELTYDASTVLYEHGPILTKRVSWPNNSSDASVKFKLYDISNKIVIEDYIDNDEWSLFKFLDQNSLSRGDNGTLNITYEKYDFKSSFLLDGSIAPLFLNNNGFSFELSEGL encoded by the coding sequence ATGAATGCTTTAAATTATAAAAAAATATTTTTATGGACAATATTGTCAGCGTTTATTTTGTCATTGTTCATTATTTTTGTAATGCCTTTTATTTCAGATAGCTTTAAAGAGTTGTCTTTTAGACTTTTAATTGCCTTTTGTATTTTTTTCGGTACTGTAATAATAATCTTATTAATATTATTATTTAGAAAAAAAGAGACTCAAGAAATGTTGAGAGAAAAGGCTCTAAGAAGTGAATATAAAAAGAGTATAGATAAAAAAGTAAAAAACCTAAAACAAAAATTTAATAAAGCTCTAAAAATTGTTAAAAGGGCATCTTTATATAAATTTAAATCAAGATATGAACTACCTTGGTATTTAGTTATGGGTGAAGAGAAAGAGGGAAAAACATCTCTAATTGAATATTCAGGACTTGACTTTCCAATAAATTATGAAGATAGATTTAGTGAAGATGATGAAAACTTTAAATGGTATTTTGCAGAAAAATCTGTTTTTGTAGATTTACCTGGAAACTATATAGAACAAACAAAGAATCCAGAAGACCCGATAATTTGGAAATATTTTTTAAATTTTTTTATAAAAAGAAGATGGAGAAGACCTATAAATGGGATTATTTTAACTATTAGTGTAGATACACTTTTAAATAAAAATAATAAAGATTTAGAAAATTTTGCAAAACAGTTAAGAGATAGATTTGATGAACTTTCAAGAGTATTTATGTCTAGTGTACCTATTTATTTGATTATTACCAAAAGTGATAAAATAAGTGGATTTAATGAATATTTTAATCTTTTAAATCAAGATGAAAAAGATGAAGTTTTTGGAATTACTTTTGAAAATGAAAATTTTGAAAAAGATAATATAAATGAGAAATTTGAAGAGTTAATAAAAAGGTTAAATAGTTCAGTTATTGATAAAATGCACTTTGAGTGGACAGAAAAAAAAAGAGGGAAAATATTTTTATTTACTGAAAAAACATCACAACTTCTCTCAAAAATTACATATTTTACAAATGTATGTTTTTCTGAAACTAGATATAGAAAACCTTTAATGTTAAGAGGAATATATTTTACTACTATTGAGAAAAATTATGGTTCAAATGAGAAAGCAAAGGCATTATTTGTTAAAAAACTTTTAGATGAACTTATTTTTCAAGAAGCTGAGATTAGTAAAATAGATGAGAATTATAGAAATAAAATGAAAAAAATACAAATTTTGAGTTATGTAGCTTCACTTTTGATTGTAGTTTTTGTTGGATTTTTTATGATTAATAGTTTTATTAATTCAAATGATAGTTTAACAGAGTATAAAAGTAAGATTGATGAATTAGTAAACTTAAAAAAGAGTGTAAATCAAAATAGTAGTTTTGAAGATATATCAAAAGTTTTAGAACAAGTAAATATTTTAAGTTTAAATGAAAATAAATTAAAAAATGAGAGTTTTTTCAATAAATATATCTTTAAATTTGAAGATAAATCAAAGCAGCTAAAAGATATTTACAACAATGAGCTTTTAACTTTATTATTAAATAAAAATGCAAGTCAAATAGAAAAAAAGATTACTAATGAATTAGGTGATTTCTCTAAAACTTGGGATAATACAAAAGCATATTTAATGCTTGAACTTGTTGAAAAAAGAGATAAAGAATTTTTACAAGATTATATGAAAAAAAGTTGGGAAAAAGTAGTACAAAATATTGAAACTCAACAAAAATTAGCAAAAAATTGGCAAAATTTACTAGATTTAGGATTTGATTCATATAAGATAAATCATTCTCTAATTGATACATCAAGGGCAAGATTAGTTGAATTAAGTGCAGAACAACTAACTTATGAAGATTGGAAGAGTAAATTTAGTTATTTAAATACAAAGAGCTTTTCATTTTCAGATATTTTAGGTGAGAATATATCTTTATTTGATGGCTCTGGATATAAGATAGATGGTCTTTATACAAAATCTGGATATGAAGCAGTATTAAAAGATGGGAAAAGAGTTTTAGATGAGATACTTTTAAATAATTGGGTAATAGGGAAAAAAGCAAATCTTACAAGTGATGAAAAAGAAGAGTTTTATGAAAAAATTATGCAATTTTATTTTTCTGATTATAGAAAATATTGGTATGAGGCTCTTTCAAATTTAAGTGTAGTTTCATATAATGAATTAACAGAATTAAATCATCAATTAGCTATTTTAACTTCACCTGAGTCCCCTGTTATTTCAATATTAAAGAGTTTAAAAATAAATACAAATTTATATTCTCCAACAGAACAAATACAAACAAATCTTCCTATTGAAAATAGATTAGTTGAAACTATTAGTTCAAAAATTCCTAAAGAAAAAATAGAGCAAATTGATATTGTAGATGTGAAGAGTGTACGAACTTTAAGAGAATTTTATAAACCGTATCATGAACTTTTAGATGATAATTATCAGCCTAGAGGAACACTTACTTCACTATTTAATGAATTTAGTAAAACTTATGAAATAATGAGTAACATAAATGGATCTGTAAATTCAGAAGAAGATGCTTTTAAAATAGTATCTAGTAGAGTTCATGGTAAATTAGCCCCTATGATTGCTCAGTTAAATTTGATGCCAATTCAAGTTAAAAGGTGGTATGAAAATATTATTCAAGGAAATTTAGGATTTATTGCAAAAGGTGCTAAAAACTATATTATAAAAAAATATAAAAAAGATGTAGTATCCTTTTATAATGAGAGACTAAAAAATAAATATCCATTAAATAAAACTAGCCAGGTAAATGTGAAATTAGATGATTTTAGTGAATTCTTTAGAAAAGATGGTATTTTAGATAGCTTTTATAATCAATATGTTGCTGGTTTTATAGAAATAGATTATCAAAAAGCTGTTGCTAAACCTAGAAGTATAGATGGGAATAGATTAAACTTCTCAAAAAACTTTATTGCTAATTTGATTAAGTCTGAACAAATAAGAAAAGCTGTGTTTAAAAATGATGGAACATTAGGAACAAATTTAGCAACAGTTGAATTAACTTATGATGCAAGTACAGTTCTTTATGAGCATGGTCCAATTTTAACAAAAAGAGTATCTTGGCCAAATAATTCAAGTGATGCAAGTGTAAAATTTAAACTATATGATATCTCAAATAAAATTGTAATTGAAGATTATATAGATAATGATGAATGGAGTTTATTTAAGTTTTTGGATCAAAATAGCTTAAGTAGAGGAGATAATGGTACTTTAAATATTACTTATGAAAAGTATGATTTTAAAAGTTCATTTCTATTAGATGGTTCAATTGCACCACTATTTTTAAATAATAATGGCTTTAGTTTTGAACTATCAGAAGGGTTGTAA
- the tssJ gene encoding type VI secretion system lipoprotein TssJ, with translation MFKKFRNLMFVLFVIAFATGCAKNPTHLELVIKTTEDLNKDVDGRSSPLMLTFYELESAEKFSKFDYWTLLEKSGDNLKDDLVSQSKHIILTEQKQNYKVSFADKTKYLGIVANFRVIDNDYVWKDVVELKKGSYNYSEFEIRKFNIERVK, from the coding sequence ATGTTTAAAAAATTTAGAAATTTAATGTTTGTATTATTTGTAATAGCTTTTGCAACAGGTTGTGCAAAAAATCCAACTCATTTAGAATTAGTAATAAAAACAACAGAAGATTTAAATAAAGATGTAGATGGAAGGTCTTCCCCATTAATGCTTACTTTTTATGAATTAGAATCTGCTGAAAAGTTTTCAAAGTTTGATTATTGGACTCTTCTTGAAAAGTCGGGTGATAATTTAAAAGATGATTTAGTTTCTCAATCAAAACATATAATTTTAACAGAACAAAAACAAAATTATAAAGTTTCTTTTGCAGATAAGACAAAATATTTAGGAATTGTAGCTAATTTTAGAGTAATTGATAATGATTATGTTTGGAAAGATGTAGTTGAATTAAAAAAAGGTTCTTACAATTATAGTGAATTTGAAATTAGAAAATTCAATATTGAAAGAGTTAAATAA
- a CDS encoding type VI secretion system Vgr family protein, with amino-acid sequence MISQIKDIKDTIMNNQKEVQEIKARLKLLNYKSNDLYGNTDGNYSIYNLEGKSGVNKVYEYEITFISNERIEVEDIVDTDVEIVLEDLVNLKSCKTIFGKIYKASEDSIVSNKYMYKIEVVHPIYYLGLNNKYEIYHSLSATDIINKIVTRYRALLNISLEIRVDNIKYPIKDYTTQYNQSDLEFILMLCEEEGYSLIFKEDDNSSFKIVLCELNDYVEKIDSKILCTYNHKIEFKASKHIEDYYDKNNPSQEYKIEKTKVVTSSKIKDNASSKQLRNDIEKESFRDKLNLLNESLYEDLNRYTNIDTNKEYSQSNIIEAVSNELIVKDSLNALIVSEKENKEEDVIIIEVNYKAYFPNALEEYSKLNDIKDINSNMQYSVEFKAIPKDIIYKPKVTIKKPKIYGVQTAIVSSQDVNNSPINQNQNSIDVDEEGRVRVLFHFERNKTTSCYLRVSNLSSGNNYGSQFIPRVNSEVIVSFVNGNPDCPIIIGTLYNGENKIPYPLPANKTKSYIRTYTTPQYENEEGYNEILFEDKQGNEELNIKAQKDMNTLILNDETKIVKHNQSNLIENDKKEDVNNNSNLNVKSDYTINVNKNLIQTVEEEKITTVNKDYNIYANEDLNIRVKNTIKQLIEKDFIQRVKGNKITYVENDVKLKYLQNLFKQIDKDFRIDVKENFHTIANTIKIEAQTIELISDTEVNLKGANNNLIVNPNGIFMNAPLVNTNSIYFGAFANEVEKVNIDEPIRKNQLSNLGFE; translated from the coding sequence ATGATAAGTCAAATAAAAGATATCAAAGATACAATAATGAATAATCAAAAAGAAGTTCAAGAGATAAAAGCAAGGTTAAAACTTTTAAACTATAAAAGTAATGATTTATATGGGAATACAGATGGGAATTATTCAATCTATAATTTAGAAGGGAAAAGTGGAGTAAATAAAGTATATGAATATGAGATAACCTTTATAAGTAATGAAAGAATAGAAGTAGAAGATATAGTAGATACAGATGTAGAGATAGTTTTAGAGGATTTAGTAAATTTAAAATCTTGTAAAACAATCTTTGGAAAGATTTATAAAGCTAGTGAAGATAGTATAGTATCAAATAAATATATGTATAAAATAGAAGTGGTACATCCAATATACTATTTGGGATTAAATAATAAATATGAGATATATCATAGTCTAAGTGCAACAGATATTATAAATAAAATAGTAACAAGATATAGAGCCTTATTAAATATTTCATTAGAGATAAGAGTAGATAATATAAAATATCCAATAAAAGATTATACAACCCAATATAATCAAAGTGATTTAGAGTTTATCTTAATGCTTTGTGAAGAAGAGGGATACTCTTTAATATTTAAAGAAGATGATAATAGTAGCTTTAAAATAGTATTGTGTGAATTAAATGATTATGTAGAGAAAATAGATAGTAAGATATTGTGTACATATAATCATAAAATAGAGTTTAAAGCAAGTAAACATATAGAAGATTACTATGATAAGAATAATCCAAGCCAAGAGTATAAAATAGAGAAAACAAAGGTAGTAACTAGTAGTAAGATAAAAGATAATGCAAGTAGTAAACAATTAAGAAATGATATAGAAAAAGAGAGCTTTAGAGATAAACTAAACTTGTTAAATGAAAGCTTGTATGAAGATTTAAATAGATACACAAATATAGATACAAATAAAGAGTATAGTCAATCAAATATAATAGAAGCAGTTTCAAATGAATTAATAGTAAAAGATAGTTTAAATGCCTTAATAGTAAGTGAAAAAGAGAATAAAGAAGAAGATGTAATAATAATAGAAGTAAACTATAAAGCATACTTTCCAAATGCCTTAGAAGAGTATTCAAAACTAAATGATATAAAAGATATAAACTCAAATATGCAATATAGTGTAGAGTTTAAAGCAATCCCAAAAGATATAATATATAAACCCAAAGTTACAATAAAAAAACCAAAGATATATGGAGTACAAACAGCAATAGTAAGCTCTCAAGATGTAAATAACTCACCAATAAACCAAAATCAAAATAGTATAGATGTAGATGAAGAAGGAAGAGTAAGAGTTCTGTTTCATTTTGAAAGAAATAAAACAACCTCTTGTTACTTAAGAGTATCAAATCTATCTAGTGGAAATAATTATGGCTCACAATTTATTCCAAGAGTAAATAGTGAAGTAATAGTAAGCTTTGTAAATGGTAACCCAGATTGCCCAATAATAATAGGAACTTTGTATAATGGTGAGAATAAAATACCTTACCCACTCCCAGCTAATAAAACAAAAAGCTATATAAGAACATATACAACTCCTCAATATGAAAATGAGGAAGGATATAATGAAATACTCTTTGAAGATAAACAAGGAAATGAAGAGTTAAATATAAAAGCTCAAAAAGATATGAATACTCTAATACTAAATGATGAGACAAAAATAGTTAAACATAATCAAAGTAATCTAATAGAGAATGATAAAAAAGAAGATGTAAATAATAACTCAAACTTAAATGTAAAATCAGACTATACAATAAATGTAAATAAAAACCTAATACAAACTGTAGAAGAAGAGAAAATAACAACTGTAAATAAAGATTATAATATCTATGCTAATGAAGATTTAAATATAAGAGTAAAAAATACAATAAAACAACTAATAGAAAAGGATTTTATACAAAGAGTAAAAGGTAATAAGATTACTTATGTAGAAAATGATGTAAAACTAAAATACCTTCAAAATCTCTTTAAACAAATAGATAAAGATTTTAGAATTGATGTAAAAGAGAACTTTCACACTATTGCAAATACAATTAAAATAGAAGCCCAAACTATAGAGTTAATTTCAGATACAGAAGTAAACCTAAAAGGTGCTAATAATAATCTAATAGTAAATCCAAATGGTATTTTTATGAATGCTCCTTTGGTAAATACAAACTCTATTTACTTTGGTGCTTTTGCTAATGAAGTTGAAAAAGTAAATATAGATGAACCTATTAGAAAAAATCAACTTAGTAATTTAGGATTTGAATAA
- a CDS encoding protein kinase domain-containing protein: MVNTLLNNRYFITQKLDNGGFCDIYKAYDIYDEYFNNKKDIVIKMPNEELKKKDDIQEFIYMEYKILRKLSNDNIIKVFDFGIDNTLNISYLVLEYLDGILLSDIKKSSLDKKQKDEISESLRKALRYIHKKNIIHADLSPNNIMIVENRAVIFDFGVSFDIKDTLKLDYKVNSYINKNYSSKNIKSGKKPSFDCDKYSLSLILDEL, from the coding sequence TTGGTAAATACTCTATTAAATAACAGATATTTTATAACACAAAAGCTTGATAATGGTGGGTTTTGTGATATTTATAAAGCATATGATATTTATGATGAGTATTTCAATAATAAGAAAGATATTGTTATTAAGATGCCAAATGAAGAACTTAAAAAAAAAGATGATATTCAAGAATTTATATATATGGAGTATAAAATTTTGAGGAAATTATCAAATGATAATATTATAAAAGTTTTTGATTTTGGAATTGATAATACTTTAAATATTTCTTATTTAGTTCTTGAATATTTAGATGGAATACTTTTAAGCGATATTAAAAAGAGTAGTTTAGATAAAAAACAAAAAGATGAAATTTCAGAAAGTTTGAGAAAAGCTTTAAGATATATACATAAAAAAAATATTATCCATGCAGATTTGTCTCCTAATAATATAATGATAGTTGAAAATAGAGCAGTTATTTTTGATTTTGGAGTATCTTTTGATATAAAAGATACTTTGAAATTAGATTACAAAGTAAATTCTTATATAAATAAAAACTATTCCTCAAAAAATATAAAATCTGGAAAAAAACCTAGTTTTGATTGTGATAAATATTCACTATCTTTAATATTAGATGAATTGTAA
- the tssK gene encoding type VI secretion system baseplate subunit TssK has protein sequence MENNRVVWREGLFIRPQHFQQNDRHFDFEIMNRTKSLISNNWGFFQLELDEYLLNSGKIVIKRASGVFKDGTVFDINGLNNSLVFDIKANHIGKILYLSLPIYIDSNDEIHFEEQKNLQTRFRARTASNIPNINSGETSSCDLLLASYNFKLSFEEENEAYVTLPICKISDVTISGSISLDKEFAPIYLYFNYSDLLSSQVKELVSTIVFRAEKLSEKITDSLMKTTEIGDYLLLQLLNKTESQLNFLLTQDKIHPDKIFYVLISFASELSVFMKKEKRLANQINYKHEEQYESFQNILKEIKSMLTTVLEQNSISLPINKVKYGIHISQINNRELFDNSTFVFSVSSDISSVKLRELLDVSLKFGTVETIRNLVNFHLVGYKLKPLSNAPKEIPYKVNHLYFKLELTQENLEELKKSSGFAFHLSTEIPNIEFSLWAIKNN, from the coding sequence ATGGAAAACAATAGAGTAGTTTGGAGAGAAGGGTTATTTATAAGACCACAACATTTCCAGCAAAATGATAGGCATTTTGATTTTGAAATAATGAATAGAACAAAAAGTTTAATATCAAATAATTGGGGTTTCTTTCAATTAGAATTAGATGAATATCTTTTAAATAGTGGGAAAATAGTTATAAAAAGAGCATCAGGAGTTTTTAAAGATGGAACAGTATTTGATATAAATGGATTAAATAATAGTTTAGTTTTTGATATTAAAGCAAACCATATAGGAAAAATTTTATATTTATCTTTACCTATTTATATAGATAGTAATGATGAAATACATTTTGAAGAGCAAAAAAATCTTCAAACAAGATTTAGGGCAAGAACAGCATCAAATATACCAAATATAAATTCTGGTGAAACTAGTAGTTGTGATTTATTACTTGCAAGTTATAATTTTAAACTCTCTTTTGAAGAAGAGAATGAGGCATATGTAACTCTACCTATTTGTAAAATTTCAGATGTTACAATAAGTGGAAGCATATCTTTAGATAAAGAATTTGCTCCCATATATTTATATTTCAACTATTCAGATTTACTTTCTTCACAAGTTAAAGAGTTAGTAAGCACAATTGTTTTTAGGGCAGAAAAATTATCAGAAAAGATTACAGATTCTTTGATGAAAACAACAGAAATAGGTGATTATTTATTACTACAATTATTAAATAAAACAGAAAGTCAATTAAATTTTTTATTAACTCAAGATAAAATTCATCCTGATAAAATATTTTATGTTTTAATATCTTTTGCTAGTGAGTTATCTGTTTTTATGAAAAAAGAGAAAAGGCTAGCTAATCAAATAAATTATAAACATGAAGAGCAATATGAAAGCTTCCAAAATATTTTAAAAGAAATTAAATCGATGCTTACAACTGTATTAGAGCAAAATAGTATCTCACTACCTATAAATAAAGTAAAATATGGAATACATATTTCACAAATAAATAATAGAGAACTTTTTGATAACTCTACTTTTGTATTCAGTGTATCTTCTGATATTAGTTCTGTAAAGCTTAGAGAACTTTTAGATGTTAGTTTAAAATTTGGTACAGTTGAAACTATTAGAAATTTAGTAAACTTTCATCTAGTAGGATATAAATTAAAACCTCTTTCAAATGCACCTAAAGAGATCCCTTATAAAGTAAATCATTTATATTTCAAATTGGAATTAACACAAGAGAACTTAGAAGAGTTAAAAAAATCTTCTGGTTTTGCATTTCATCTATCAACAGAAATTCCAAATATTGAATTTAGCCTCTGGGCAATAAAAAATAATTAA